In the genome of Planctomyces sp. SH-PL62, the window CGGGCTATTCTCCGGGGAGTCGACGTCGTGAAAGTCTTGGTCATCGGCAAGGGGGGACGCGAGCACGCCTTGTGCTGGAAGCTCAAGCAGTCGCCGCGGGTCACCGCGGTCTACTGCGCCCCGGGGAACGCGGGCACGGCGATCGACGTCCAGAACGTCGCCATCGAGCCCGGCGACCAGCGCGGACTGGCGCAGTTCGTCCGCCGCGAGGGGATCGGCCTGACGGTCGTCGGCCCGGAGGAGCCGCTGGCGAAGGGCCTGGTCGACTTCTTCCAGCGCGAGGGGCTGCGGATCTTCGGCCCCCGTCGCGACGCGGCCGAGCTGGAGGGGAGCAAGGTCTTCGCCAAGGAGCTGATGCGCCAGGCCGGCATCCCGACGGCCGACTACCGGATCTTCCGGGGCGCGCCCGACGCCGAGCACTACATCCTCTCGCGCGAGGTCGCCCTGATCGTCCGCTCGCGCGGCCGGTCGATGATCCGCAACACGATCCACTGCCGCACCGCGGCCGAGACGCTGGAGGCCGTCGAGCGCATCCTCGACCCCCGCGAGATGCTCGGCCCCGGCGTCCAGGTCGAGATCGAGGACCGGGGCGTCCGCAAGTCCTACAGCACCTACGCCGAGGCCCGCGAGTACGTCCTCAACTGCCCCCTGGGCCTGGTCGTCAAGGCCGACGGCCTGGCGGCCGGCAAGGGGGTCTACGTCTGCGGGACGCTCCGCCAGGCCCTGGAGGCCATCGACCAGATCATGGTCCGCCGGCTCTACGGCCAGGCCGGCGACCGCGTGCTCATCGAGGAGCGGCTCGACGGCCGCGAGACCAGCGTCCTGGCCCTGACCGACGGACGCACCATCGTCCCCCTGGTCTCCAGCCAGGACTACAAGCGCGCCCTCGACGGCGACGAAGGGCCGAACACCGGCGGCATGGGCGCCTTCTCCCCCACCCCGATGGTCACCTCGGAGTTGATGCTGGAGGTCGAGCGCGAGATCCTCGTCCCCATCGTCCACGCCCTGAAGCGGGCCAGGAAGCCGTTCCGGGGGGTCCTCTACGCCGGGTTGATGCTCACCAACCAGGGGCCCAAGGTCCTGGAATTCAACGTCCGGTTCGGCGACCCCGAGACCCAGGTGATCCTCATGCGGCTCCAGTCCGACCTGCTCGACGCCCTGGAGGCGGTCGTCGACGAGCGGTTGGACCAGGTCGAGCTGCGGTGGGACCCCCGCCCCGCCGTGACGGTCGTGATGGCCGCCGAGGGCTATCCCGGCCCCTACGAGCGGAGCAAGTGGATCCAGAACGTTGCCGCCGCCGACCAGCTCCCCGACGTCAAGGTCTTCCACGCCGGCACCAAGATCCGGCCCGACCCCGAGGCCGGCCGCGAACCCCGGATCGTCTCCGACGGCGGCCGGGTCCTCAACGTCACCGCCCTGGGCGACGACCTGGCCAAGGCCCGCGAGCGGGCCTACCAGGCCGTGAAAACCATCCGGTTCCCGGGGGGCGTCTACCGCCGCGACATCGCCGAGGACCCCGACAAGGCCCCCGGCGCCTGACCGCGCCGAATCGAATCCCGCCCGGTCGCCGTCCGCCGAGCCGCCGTCAGACCTTCCAGAGGCCCTTCAAGGCCTTCTGAGCCTTGCCGTAGTTGAGCTTGCGGTTGAACGGCGCGGTGTCGACCTTGGGCGGGAAGGCCGCGCCCTTGACGACGTCGACGTGCTTGGCGAAGAACGCGGTGTCCGAGGGGACGTCGGGCGAGACCAGCGTCCCCTGGATGGCCGAGTTGTCGACCTCGCCCTCGAGCTTGACGTTGATGTACCCGCGCGGCAGGACTACGTTCTCCGGGGCCCCGAAGGGGAACCGCTTCGTGGTCACCTGCTGGAACTCGCCCGGGTCGTTCAGGCCGGACGGGTCGGGGTCGACCGACACCGAGACCACCGAGCTGACCACGCTGCCGGCGATCTGGGCGTTGATCCCGCCGCCGCCGTGGGCCGAGGGGAGCGACGCCCCCGCGATGTTGCTGAACGTCCGGTTGTCGATCGCCTTGGGGGCCACGCCGTTGAAGGCGCCGCCGCCCGCCGAGAAGACCGAGCCGGGCGAGACCGCCTCGGCCGTCAGGGTCTGCGTGTAGCCCGACTGGATCAGCGAGTTGACCAGGTCGGCGCCGAGCTTGAGGTTGTCGAGCGTCCGCGAGACCGTCACCTTCGAGTTCACCGCGCCCCGGTTGGCGTGCAGGTGCTGGATCCACTGCGAGTTGATGACCACGTTGTCCATGCCCCGGCCGAACGACACGTCGCGCGAGCCGCCGGGGGCGATCAGCATGACGTTGTCCGTCTCGCCGCCGATCAGGAAGTTGGTCACCTTGGGGTCCAGCGTATCCCCCGGGCTGCCGCTGAAGATGCTGGTCGCGATGGCGAAGGTGGTGAAGTTGGTGGCGGGGCCGCCGACCCGGACGTAGCCGATCTGGCCGGTCACCTCGCCCGCCTGCGACACCAGGTAGGTGCCGCCGGCCGTGGGCGTGTCGGCCGTCGCGTCGAACTGCGTCGGCGCCAGGCCGTTCGCCGTGTTGCCGTCGATCTGGTTGGCCTGGAACAGGTTGATCCGGCCGGTCACCAGGAACGTCACGCTCTGCTGGTTGACGGTCGTCGTGGTGTTGCCCTGGTTGGTCGAGGTCGACGTGCCCGCGTTGGTGGTCACGCGGTCGACGATGATGCTCGTGCCGGTGGTGACCGGCAGGCCCAGGTTGACCACGAACTCGTTCTTCTGCGCCGAGGCGACCAGGGGCGTGGCGCCGGCGGGGGTGTAGTTGACGTCGACGCCGCCGAAGCGGAGGACGTTCACCCCCTCGGGCGCGGTGATGCCGCCGGCGAGGAAGAAGCCCGAGTGGATGTCGGACGAGACCGTCGACGCCGTGGAACTGGTCCGGCCCAGCCAGAAGTCGGGCATGTCCACCAGGGCGATGCCGTTCTGGGCCGTCGTCCCCCGGCGCTGGACGTTGTTGGCGTCGATCTGGCCGAACGCCCCGTTGTTCTGGATGTTCAGGTTCTGGAAGAAGACCTTGCCGTCTCCCCCCCCCGCCGCTTCCACCCGGCCCACCAGCCGGCTGGAATGCGAGACCGTCCCGGCGACCGTGATCGTGTGGATCAGGTCGGGCGTGGCCGAGTTCGCCTTGGTGAAGGCCTGGCCGGTCGGGTCCACGACGTTGATCGTGCCCGGCCCGTAGAGGGTCAGCGTCCAGCGGTCGCCGTCCGCGTCCGTGCCGGAGACCGAGGCCGACGGGATCGTCGAGAGCGACGACAGCACTCGTCGGGTTTCCAGGCCCTCGGCCATGGGCCGAAGAGATCGTCTCGAAGGCTTTGGCTTACGCGTCCACATGGATCAATTCCCCTTAGCCACGAGGCTCGTCCGGGCTCGGATTCGCGGGTGCCCCCGGAACGGCCGCCCGAGGCGTCGACTCCATCCAGCATTCGTCCCGGCCCCGGTCGGATCAGACGTGCATCCAGGAAGCGGGCGACGAGACGTAGGCGGCCACCCCTCGCGGGGAGATGACCCTGGAGATTCGGCACGCCTTGTTCGATAATCGGTTCGCCGACGGGAGCCCTTGAGAAATTCGTCAAATTCGGCGCATCCGGCGCAGGACGAACAGGGCCACCCCTTCTATCGGCCTGCACCTCAAGTTTTCGTGAGTGTTGGGGGAGGGAACCCTTCGGGGACGTCGGGGGGGCGGGTCGCCCACCCATCCGGGATCGCGCCCGAAACGACAGGCCCAGGACGGGCCGGGAGGGCGGCGGGGCTCAAGGAGGAGCCCGAAGTTGATGGGAAGGATTGTCTTGCGATGAGCGACTCTCCGGGCGGGCGACGGCGTGGCTCGGTCCATATCACGCGGCAGCGGGCCTCGCGGCTCTACCGGCTGGTTCGCCTGCTGGCCGAGCGGCCCCGGACCCGCGAGGAGGTCCTCAAGAGCCTGGCGATCGGCCTGCGCACGTTCTATCGCGAGCTCGACCTGCTCAAGCGTCGGGGCCTCAAGGTCCAGCACAAGGACAAGCTCTACACCCTCGCCTCCACGGCCGACCAGGCCGAGGGCCGCCTCCCCTTCCCAGACCCCCAGCTCAGCTTCGCCGAGATGGCCGAACTCGCCCGTTGCGACGGCGAGGCCGGTCGCCGCCTCGCCGCACTCCTCGCCGCCGTCACCGACCAGACCCTCGCCCCCCCCGCCCGGAAGCGACGGACCGGCGGCCGCTAGCCCCGCGCCTCGGGCGTCGCTCCAGAGCCTGGAGGTCCTCCCGGGCGGGCTCCGCGGGAACTTCGCATTCGAGGGCCGCACTCCCCGCCCCTAGCCGGCTTGGAGGGCGAGGGGCCGTTTTGCTACGATCGAGGGTCGCAGAGACGGTCCCCCCTGCCCCCAGACGGTCGGCCCGACCGAGGACGATGACATGCGTTCCGATACGATCAAGCAAGGCGACGCCCGCGCCGCGCATCGCAGCCTGTTGCGCGCCACCGGCGTCCGCGAGGACGACTGGAAGAAGCCCTTCATCGCCATCTGCAACAGCCACGTCGACATCATCCCGGGCCACGTCCACCTCCAGGAGGTCGGCAACTACGTCAAGGAGTGCGTGCGGGCCGCGGGGGGGGTGCCGTTCCTCTTCAACACGATCGGCGTCGACGACGGCATCGCGATGGGCCACGGCGGGATGAAGTACTCGCTCCCCTCCCGCGAGCTGATCGCCGACTCCGTCGAGACGATGATCAACGCCCACATGTTCGACGGCATGATCTGCATCCCCAACTGCGACAAGATCGTGCCGGGGATGTTCATGGGCGCCATGCGGGTGAACGTCCCCACCGTCTTCGTCTCGGGGGGGCCGATGGAGGCCGGCAAGACGGCCGACGGCAAGACGGTCGACCTGATCGACGCCTTCATCGGCGGCGTGCAGAAGGCCCGCGGCGAGATGTCGGCCGAGGAGCTGGACGCCATCGAGAAGGCCGCCTGCCCCACCTGCGGCAGCTGCTCCGGCATGTTCACCGCCAACAGCATGAACTGCCTGGCCGAAGCCCTGGGCCTGGCCCTCCCCGGCAACGGCACCCTGCTGGCCACCTCCGCCGACCGCAGGGTCCTGTTCCAGGACGCGTCCCGCCGGATCGTCGAGATGGCCATGGAGTTCAACCGCGTCGGCGAGGGCCACGGCCTGCTCCCGCGCGAGATCGCCACGGCCGCCGCGTTCGACAACTCCATGATCCTCGACATGGCGATGGGGGGGAGCACCAACACCGTCCTCCACATCCTCGCCATCGCCCACGAGGCGGGCGTCCCGTTCACCCTCGACCGGATCGACGAGCTCAGCAAGAAGACCCCCAACATCTGCAAGGTCAGCCCGTCGAGCAGCTATCACGTCGAGGACGTCGCCCGCGCCGGCGGCATCCACACCATCCTCGGCGAAGTCGCCCGCGGCTGCCCCGGCCTGCTGGACCTGACCGCCAGCACCGTCACCGGCAAGACCCTCGGCGAGAACATCGAGGCCTACGACGTCCGCAGCGCCGCGGCCGTCCCGGCGGCCCTGAGGATGGCCAGGGTCCGACCCGGCGGCGAGCGGTCCTCCCAGGCGTGGTCGGTCCCGGCCGTCGCCGACGCCGGGTCGCAGGTCGCCGGCCTGGCCCTGCTCGACTCCGAGGGTGAATCCGCGGCCCCGCAAGACGGCGGCAACGGCGACGGCTCGACGAACGACGGCTTCGACCCGTTCGACGTGATCCGGCCGGTCGACAAGGCCTACTCCCAGACCGGCGGCCTGACGATGCTCAAGGGGAACCTCGCCCCCGACGGCGCGGTGGTCAAGACGGCGGGCGTCGACCCCAAGATGCTCAAGCACACCGGCCCGGCCGTCATCTTCGAGAGCGAGGAAGACGCCTACAACGGCATCGTCTTCGGCAAGGTCAAGCCCGGCGACGTCATCGTCATCCGTTATGAAGGCCCGCGCGGCGGCCCCGGCATGCAGGAGATGCTCGCCCCCACCACGGCCGTCAAGGGCTCCGGCCTCGACGACTGCTGCGCCCTCATCACCGACGGCCGCTTCTCCGGCGGCACCGCCGGCGCGTCGATCGGCCACGTCAGCCCCGAGGCCGCCGTCGGCGGCCCCATCGGCCTGATCCAGGACGGCGACGTCGTCGAGATCGACATCCCCAACGGCAAGCTCGCCGTCCGCCTCTCCGACGACGAACTCGCCGCCCGCCGCGAAGCCTGGCAGCCCCGCCCCTCCAAGTTCCGGACCGGCTGGCTCGCCCGCTACCAGAAGCTCGCCACCAGCGCCGACACCGGTGCGATCCTCAAGTGCGACTGACCCGCACCGACGGGGCCCCAGATCGGGTTCGTTATTGGGTTCGTTCGCGCGTGCCGCGAACGAACCCATCAGCCGCAAGTCGATACACCGCAACAACATAAGCCCCGTTTTGGGCCCTTGAAAATTGGGTTCGTTCGGCGCGCTTTCCCCTGTCGTTCGCGCGGGGCCGGGAGCCGCGGGGACTTCCACCCCGTGGCCCCCGGGATTGTCCCGCGCCATAGGGCGATGTCGGGCGCGCTCTTCGGGCTCGTTCGCGCGGAACCGCCGTCGCGGGAACGACGAGAGGCCGGGATGATCCGCGACACACGAACCACCTCCGCCGGGAGGATTGGGTTCGTTCGCGCGCGCCGAGAACGAACCCATCGGCCATAATTCCTTACTCAACAATAAGATAAGGCTCAACTTCGGCCCCGGAAATTGACACTCCTCACTTAACACCACCATCTCGGGGGGGCGGGAGACGGCGATCGGGGTGCCACGGGTTCTCTGAACCCGTGGATCGGCGTCGGGCCGGCCCCGAGCCGTCGTCCGAATCCGCGGCCGGTCCACGGGTTCTGCGAACCCGTGGCACCCGAAGGTCTTCCGCCGGAACTCGGTGGAGTTTAGTGAGGAGTCTCCGGAAATTGGGTTCGTTCGGCGCGCCTTACACCAAAATACGCGGTGGGTCCCAGTCCACAGGGCTCGCGGCGGGTCGTCCCGCGCGGCATCCCTTACCTG includes:
- the purD gene encoding phosphoribosylamine--glycine ligase, with translation MKVLVIGKGGREHALCWKLKQSPRVTAVYCAPGNAGTAIDVQNVAIEPGDQRGLAQFVRREGIGLTVVGPEEPLAKGLVDFFQREGLRIFGPRRDAAELEGSKVFAKELMRQAGIPTADYRIFRGAPDAEHYILSREVALIVRSRGRSMIRNTIHCRTAAETLEAVERILDPREMLGPGVQVEIEDRGVRKSYSTYAEAREYVLNCPLGLVVKADGLAAGKGVYVCGTLRQALEAIDQIMVRRLYGQAGDRVLIEERLDGRETSVLALTDGRTIVPLVSSQDYKRALDGDEGPNTGGMGAFSPTPMVTSELMLEVEREILVPIVHALKRARKPFRGVLYAGLMLTNQGPKVLEFNVRFGDPETQVILMRLQSDLLDALEAVVDERLDQVELRWDPRPAVTVVMAAEGYPGPYERSKWIQNVAAADQLPDVKVFHAGTKIRPDPEAGREPRIVSDGGRVLNVTALGDDLAKARERAYQAVKTIRFPGGVYRRDIAEDPDKAPGA
- the ilvD gene encoding dihydroxy-acid dehydratase yields the protein MRSDTIKQGDARAAHRSLLRATGVREDDWKKPFIAICNSHVDIIPGHVHLQEVGNYVKECVRAAGGVPFLFNTIGVDDGIAMGHGGMKYSLPSRELIADSVETMINAHMFDGMICIPNCDKIVPGMFMGAMRVNVPTVFVSGGPMEAGKTADGKTVDLIDAFIGGVQKARGEMSAEELDAIEKAACPTCGSCSGMFTANSMNCLAEALGLALPGNGTLLATSADRRVLFQDASRRIVEMAMEFNRVGEGHGLLPREIATAAAFDNSMILDMAMGGSTNTVLHILAIAHEAGVPFTLDRIDELSKKTPNICKVSPSSSYHVEDVARAGGIHTILGEVARGCPGLLDLTASTVTGKTLGENIEAYDVRSAAAVPAALRMARVRPGGERSSQAWSVPAVADAGSQVAGLALLDSEGESAAPQDGGNGDGSTNDGFDPFDVIRPVDKAYSQTGGLTMLKGNLAPDGAVVKTAGVDPKMLKHTGPAVIFESEEDAYNGIVFGKVKPGDVIVIRYEGPRGGPGMQEMLAPTTAVKGSGLDDCCALITDGRFSGGTAGASIGHVSPEAAVGGPIGLIQDGDVVEIDIPNGKLAVRLSDDELAARREAWQPRPSKFRTGWLARYQKLATSADTGAILKCD